A genomic stretch from Bacillus sp. E(2018) includes:
- a CDS encoding M24 family metallopeptidase, which yields MAIHTEKSIQILSLSEQEKIMDHWLLERLDQLLPLLMKKHNVDMWITIGKEYHEDPLGKTLFPSAIDSSRRQTIFSFIKDNRSGDIKRYVISTNKKFEPFYLCYPLQVGEDAFTGLKRMVDDFDPDSIAVNTSLNYAFCDGLSHSIYKNIEKVLGPNHSAKLISSENLAIDWLQTRTESEIDIYKTLEAITKEIVKQAFTNELIIPHQSTTQDIVEWIRQRVRDLGLKTSFYPTVDIQRKDESLDRIEGTIHPGDILHLDFGIEYLGLCTDTQQLAYVLNNNEKEPPFGLKDALKIANKFEDFFFEESKEGMTGNEIFLSVLTKAKLNYIDAMLYSHPIGYHCHGAGPIIGLYDKQENIPVRGELRIENNTCYALEFNIRHFVPEWNKAVPIYLEETVCFIEGKMQYFTGRQTEFHIIDSKW from the coding sequence ACTGGCTTCTAGAGAGACTAGATCAACTATTACCTTTATTAATGAAGAAACATAACGTAGACATGTGGATTACGATCGGTAAAGAATATCATGAAGACCCTCTTGGGAAAACATTGTTTCCTTCTGCAATAGACAGTTCGAGAAGGCAAACCATTTTTTCATTCATAAAAGATAACCGTTCTGGCGATATAAAAAGATATGTGATCTCTACGAACAAAAAATTTGAACCCTTTTATTTATGCTATCCACTACAAGTTGGCGAGGATGCTTTTACAGGATTAAAAAGAATGGTGGACGATTTTGATCCTGATTCAATAGCTGTAAATACTTCTTTGAATTACGCTTTTTGTGATGGATTAAGTCATTCTATCTATAAAAACATTGAAAAGGTGTTAGGGCCAAATCATTCAGCAAAGCTGATTTCATCTGAAAACCTTGCGATTGATTGGCTGCAAACAAGAACAGAGTCTGAGATTGATATATATAAAACACTGGAAGCTATCACAAAAGAAATCGTGAAACAAGCGTTTACGAACGAACTGATCATACCTCATCAATCCACTACTCAAGATATTGTAGAATGGATCAGACAACGAGTAAGAGACTTAGGTTTAAAAACTTCCTTTTACCCTACAGTTGATATACAAAGGAAAGATGAATCACTAGATAGAATAGAGGGAACCATACATCCCGGAGATATTTTGCATCTAGATTTTGGTATTGAGTATTTAGGTCTTTGTACAGATACTCAACAGTTAGCATATGTTCTTAATAATAATGAGAAAGAACCTCCATTCGGTCTGAAAGATGCACTAAAGATCGCAAACAAATTTGAAGATTTTTTCTTTGAAGAAAGTAAAGAAGGAATGACGGGAAATGAAATTTTTTTAAGTGTATTAACAAAAGCAAAACTGAATTATATTGACGCGATGCTTTATTCACATCCGATCGGCTATCATTGTCATGGAGCAGGACCGATTATTGGACTGTATGATAAACAAGAAAATATTCCTGTCCGGGGAGAACTAAGGATTGAGAATAACACGTGTTATGCATTAGAATTTAACATTAGACATTTCGTACCTGAATGGAACAAAGCTGTTCCGATCTATCTAGAAGAAACAGTCTGTTTTATAGAAGGTAAAATGCAATATTTTACGGGCAGACAAACGGAGTTTCACATCATCGATTCAAAATGGTAA